The following coding sequences lie in one Metopolophium dirhodum isolate CAU chromosome 5, ASM1992520v1, whole genome shotgun sequence genomic window:
- the LOC132944306 gene encoding uncharacterized protein LOC132944306 produces MDYFRNILLLETTERTSRKLGRELHGDNALKYGRRGGTAAAELRELARAVQSGSARLEGHHATRYAIRQAQRASYTAGDSHPYVRATGHRNTRRARWTQLTTAFADTVPYVQTPS; encoded by the exons ATGGATTATTTCAGAAATATTCTGCTGCTGGAAACAACAGAACGAACTTCCCGAAAACTTGG CCGTGAGCTACACGGAGATAACGCACTCAAATACGGCAGACGCGGTGGAACTGCAGCTGCGGAACTACGTGAACTCGCAAGAGCCGTACAATCCGGAAGTGCACGGCTGGAGGGACATCACGCCACCCGTTATGCGATCCGTCAAGCACAGCGAGCGAGCTACACAGCTGGTGACAGCCATCCGTATGTCAGGGCTACAGGACATCGAAATACTAGGCGTGCCCGATGGACACAGCTAACGACg GCGTTTGCCGACACCGTCCCGTACGTACAGACGCCGTCGTGA